CCTTTGTTTTGGCAGCACAATTCCAGTATTCCGTTTTAGCCGGGATTTTAACCATGGCAATCATGGTCTTACCCTTAATTATCCGTAATACCGAAGAAGGTTTAATGTCAGTTAACGATAGCTTACGCTTTGCCTCATATGGCTTAGGGGCAGGTAAGTTACGGACCATCTTTAGGATCGTTTTACCAGTGGCTATGCCAGGGATCTTATCAGGGGTTATCTTGGCTATCGGGCGTATCGTAGGTGAAACGGCAGCTCTTATGTATACCTTAGGGACTTCGACTAGCTTACCAAAATCACTCTTTTCATCCGGGAGAACCTTAGCCTTACATATGTACGTGCTTTCCACTGAAGGCTTACACCGTAACGAAGCGATGGCAACGGGTGTGGTATTGCTGATCTTAGTTTTAATTATTAACGGAACATCAACATGGCTATCCAATAAATTGGGAGCACAAGGAGGACAACAATAAAATGGCTGAACAAACAAAAACGCCGATGAAATTAAAGATGAGTGCCCATAATATGGACCTCTGGTATGGTAATTTCCAGGCTTTGGAAGATATTGATATTGAAATTTATGAAAAACAAGTGACTGCTTTGATCGGACCTTCTGGATCAGGGAAATCCACCTTTCTTAAATCTTTAAACCGTATGAATGACCTGGTTGATGGTTGCCGGATTGACGGAACCATTGAATTAGAAGGTAAAAATATTTACGATAAAAATATCAACCTTAACCTTTTACGTAAGGAAGTAGGGATGGTTTTCCAACAACCTAACCCCTTCCCAATGAGTATTTACGATAACGTGGCTTATGGCCCTCGTACCCACGGTATCCGTGATAAAAATGAACTTGATCAAATTGTGGAAGAATCCTTACGTGGTGCAGCTATTTGGGACGAAGTCAAGGATGACTTGTCTAAGAGTGGTTTAGCTATTTCTGGTGGGCAACAACAACGGGTATGTATTGCGCGTGCCTTAGCCGTTAAACCAGAAGTCTTACTCATGGACGAACCCACTTCAGCCTTGGACCCAATATCCACTTTGAAGATTGAAGACTTAATTAATGATCTTAAAGAAGAATATACCATTGTCATCGTGACCCATAACATGCAACAAGCTGCCCGGGTATCCGACTACACGGCCTTCTTCTATGCTGATCCAGAATTAGGCGGTGGCCATTCTAGAATTATCGAGTATGGCCCAACGGAACAAATCTTTAACAACCCTCAACAAGAACAAACTGCCGACTATGTGGCTGGTCGTTTTGGTTAGTGGAACTTGCCTTTTACAATTGAAAAGAAGCTTTCAGGACTTGGTTAAGGCCAGGTCCTCTTTTTTTAGAAATAGAAAATAATTGAAAAATTGTCTTATTACTTGGAGAAAAAGCTAGCTTATTAGAAGTATTAGGCGTACAATTCATAGTTATTGAGAGTGAATATATGCGCTAGCCGGAAATAATGGCTTAGCAAGTTAAGGAGGATGTTGATGGAAACAGAAGCTAGAATCCAGGCAATGGAAAACCATGCCGATCAAGTGGCCGCTTTACTTACTGATTTTTCTAAGTCTTTAGAGGCATATGCTAAGGGTCAAGCTGCCGTAAATAAACTTAGCGACTATTATGGGAGTGAAGAATGGTATCATGATTTTGAGGCTTCTAACCAGGGAGCTCTTCCTAGTGACTTAAAATGTGGTGTGCTTTCTGAGGATCAAGTCTATAATTTACTTACAGATAACTATGATTTAGCTATCCGTATGCTAGAAATAGCCACACAAGTTATTAAAAATTATTAAGAATAAAGAGGGTAGTCATGTTAAATTTTTTTAAGCGCTTAAATGTTTCTCAAAAGATTGCTTTTTCTTTCATGAGTGTGATTTTAGTAGGGTCCTTACTCTTATCCCTACCGATCGCCCATACGGCGACTTCTACTGCAACTTATTTAGACCATTTGTTTATTTCAGTATCAGCCGTTTGTGTGACTGGTTTATGGACCGAATCCATTTATGATTCTTATAATATTATCGGACAAATGGTGATGCTAGCCCTGATCCAAACGGGTGGCTTGGGCTTGATGACTATTATTGGGTCCATCTACCATACCATTGGACAAAACATTGGTTTGAAAAATCAAATAGCCACTGGCGCGGCCCTTAACCACAGCGAAAATTACAAAATTGGCGACTTCCTAACCCGAATTATTCGCTATACGGCGATTATTGAGGGGACTGGCTTTATCTTATTGTCGACCTACTTTGTGCCTCGCTTCGGCTGGGCTAAGGGGCTCTGGAATGGTCTCTTTACAGCTATCTCAGCTTTCTGTAATGCTGGCTTTGATATTATGGGAAACAATTCCCTAATTGATCTTAAGACAGTCCCGGTATTAAATTGGACCATCATGGCCCTCATCGTCCTGGGTGGAATTGGTTTCAGTGTTTGGTTTGATATTACTAATCAAATCAAAAATTATGCTAAGAAAAGTAATGGACGCAAACTGAGTTTTTATTTTAAACACTTAAGTCCCCATACCAAGTTAGTTCTTATCGTTACTAGCCTAGTTATTCTGACTGGAGCCTCTTTATTTTTACTCGTGGAGTGGAATAATCCTGGTACCATTGGGCCGTTATCGCTTGGTGATAAGATTATGACCGCCTTTTTCCAAACCATCACTATGCGTACTGCCGGCTTTGCCACTGTGGATTACACGGCCTGCCGCCCCGTGTCCTTGTTGATCTTTGTTCTCACCATGTTCATTGGTGGGGGTGCCGGGGGTACTGCCGGTGGGTTAAAGGTAACCACCTTTGCCTTAACCATTATGTTAGCCTTGCGCGAGGTGCGGCAAATTAAGCATGTCAACTTTGACCGGCATACGATTCCAGATGCTGCGGTTCGTCAATCTTTTACCATAGCTTTAATGTATGTTAGTGCTCTCTTCATTGGGTCGGCCTTATTATTAACTTTTGATCCAGGCCAGCGCTACTTACACTTATTATTTGAAGCCATTTCAGCCTTGGCGACAGTTGGGGTCTCTGCTGGCTTGACGCCTAACCTTTCCTTAGCTAGCCACATTGTTTTAATGCTATTAATGTTTGTTGGCCGTATCGGTCCAATGACCATGGCTTTAAGTTTGAGACGGAATCGGAACAATTATGATATTCGCTATGCGAAGACCAATATTCTTATTGGGTAGATGAGAAAGAAATAAAAAATAATAGGATAAGGGAGTCATTATGAGTAAAGCAAATCGTGTTATTGGTGTTATGGGCTTAGGCCTCTTTGGTTCTGCCTTGGTTAAGCGACTAGCAACCAAGGGAATTGATGTGATTGCTTGTGACCGCATGGAAAAACATGTCAACGACTTGGAAGATTGTCTAACCATAGGTAGTGTAGGAGACTTTACTGACCTCGACTTTATGCGAGAAGCTGGTTTTGGAAATTGCGATATTATTGTGATTGGAACCGGTGAAAACCTCGAGGCTGCCGTTCTCGGTGTGATTAATTGTCAAGAATTAGGGGTCAACCACATTATCTGTAAGGCGAAGAACCAACGTTTTGCCCAAGCCTTGTTAGCGCTAGGGGTTTCGCGAGTGATTCTTCCTGAAGAGGAATCAGGCTACCATATCGCTGATGTTATCAGCCGCCAATCCATTGAAGACCTGATTAATCTGGATGAAGAAACCGCCATTGTTGAATTCCGGGCTCCGGAAAAATGGATCAATGTCACTTTGGATGAATTAGATGTCAGACAGAAATACGATCTCAATATTATCGGGATCAGGAAACATCTAAAGGAAACCCTAAATACCCAATTCCAACCGGATTATCGTTTTGCTAAAGACGATATTATCGTGGCTGTAGCCAATAATGAAAAATTTGATCAAATTGATTACTTAGAACGTTTATAATAAGCAAAAAACAGGCCGCGGCCTGTTTTTTGTTTTTATTGATAATAGAGATTTTCATTAGGGAAGACAGGGTCATTAGTGACATCGATACCTAAACTCTTCAAGGTTTTTTCATTGTCTTTAGTGAGTATGTAGGTTGAGTGAGCTTGGGTGCCGTCCAGGGCTTTTAATTGGTCATAAGCCATTTGGGCGGTTGGATTGGTTGACGCTGAGATAGCTAGGGCAATGAGTAATTCATTGGCAGTTAGGATCGGTGTCCGGTCACGTAAAGGGCCGGTTTTGAGTTCTTGAATGGTTTGTAAAATGAGTGGTGATAAGAGGTTAATCGGATCAGCAATACCAGCTAGTACCTTTAAGCTGTTTAGGATGACTGCACCTGAGGCGTCCATCAGGTCACTGCTACGCCCAGTAACAATTTGACCATCATCTAAAGCCAAGGCCATGACGGGTTGGTCTTCTTCGGAATTGAAGCGGTCTTGGACTTCTTTAGCATATTGGCGTGCTTCTTTGACAGGAATGCGGTCTTCTTGTTTGAGGTTGGAGTCTTCCATAATTAATTGCATCCGTGACAAGGCTTCTTCATCGACCAGACCACTCTTATAATCGTTTTCTGTTTGGAAGGAACGGCGGATGATTTCTTCATTAGCTGCCTGACGGACCACTTCGTCATCAATAATGCCAGCCTTGACACAGTTCACGCCCATGTCGGTAGGGGATTGGTAGACAGTTTCATGGGTAATGCTTTGTAGGATGCGGCGGATGACTGGGAACATCTTTAAGTCGCGGTTGTAATTAACAGCGACTTCCCCATAAGCGTCGTAGTGATAATTATCAATCATATTGACGTCTTTTAAGTCCACCGTCGCTGCTTCATAGGCAATATTAACCGGGTGGTTGAGGGGGAGGTTCCAGACTGGGAAGGTTTCAAATTTGGCGTAAGATGCCCGGACTCCACGCTTCCATTCATGGTAGAGCTGGTTAAGGCAGGTGGCTAGTTTTCCAGAGCCGGCACCTGGACCAGAGACAACCACAATCGGTTTTGTGGTTTCAATATAAGGGTTGACTTCAAAACCATTTTCTCCTAAAAGGTCAACGTTAGTGGGGTAACCCTTAATTTCTTGGTGGGTGTAGACCTTAATTCCCCGTCGTTCGAGATTATGCATAAAGTTTGTGGCATTCGCCTCACCATGGTAGCGGGTGATGAGGACACTGTTAACAGAAATATCTAAGGCATGGTATTCGTCGATTAAACGTAAGACTTCAAGGTCATAAGTGATGCCATAGTCGCCCCGCATCTTGTTACTTTCAATGTCTCCAGCATAGACACAGATAATAATTTCAGCTTGGTCCTTCATTCTCTCCAAGAGTTTCAATTTGGCATCTTCATCGAAACCTGGAAGGACCCGTTTGGCGTGCTTATCGCCGATTAATTTTCCCCCAAATTCCAGGTAGAGCTTATCTTTGCCTTCAACGCGCTTAAAGATATACTTAGACTGTTCTTCAAGATACTTTTTAGTGTCAAAACCAATTTTACCCATACTCTTACACTCACTTTCTCTTTTTTATTAACGATCAAGTGATCGTTACTTGTCTCGGTTCATTTGTCAGTCCAACAAATGAACACCTACAATATGATACACGAAAAAGCTCGCTTGCACAGTAGAAAAAAATAATTCTCGTAAAATATTAGTCAAAAACGATAAAAAGCAAAGACTGATTCCCATTATTTCAAGCTTTTGGCGAAAAGGGACCAGCTTTGCTTTAAATGATTTTATCAATTAGGCTTAGTTTTCTATCGTTTTATAATTAAAGTTTGGTATCTTTTGCCAGCGGTCCTTAAGGAAACGAACCACCATTTTCGGTTCCCGGGCCCGGTTAAAGATACCTTTTTTGTTGCCTTGAACCCGTTGAACGCCAACCTTGGTTTGAAAGTCAGCGAAATTCCAGAGTTGCTCGCCGACAAAGTTATCCACTTGGTCAAAGACCCGAGACATCATGACATAGTAATCCCATTGGAATTCTTCCGTGAAGGGTTGGCGCTCGACAGCATGAAGGCCAGCAACCGTATCCACCCCATATTCCGTGTACATGATCGGTTTATCTGGATAGAGGACTTGCCAGTCTTGTAATTCTTTGAGGCTCAGCTCTTCAGCTAGGTCAAAATCAGCGGTTTGGGTATACCAGCCGTAATAGCGGTTAAGGCAAATGACATCAACCAGGTCAGAACATTGGTCAGTATCCGGAGTGGCTAAGAGGATATTGATCATAGTTAGTGGACGTTTTTGGGGGTCGAGCGACCGAGCTAATTCAAAGAGCGGGGCAAAATAATCATGAGCTTCCGGGTTGAAAGTGGCAGCTTCGTTGGCTAAGGACCACATCACTACACAGGCGTGGTTTTTATCTCTTTGAATCAGTTCGCGGATAACTTGTTCATGGGCTGCTTGGGTATCGAGTTCTTGGAAAGTGTCATCGCGGTAAGTTTTTGGGTCAAAGTTAGACATATTAAAACCAAAGGAGGACATAATTCCCACCCCGGTGGTTTCATCGATAACGACAATCCCTTCCCGGTCACAGAGCTGCATCATTTCCTCGGAATAAGGATAGTGGGAGGTACGGATAGAGTTGGCTCCCATGCTCTTTAAGAGGTTAATATCCAAGACATTATACACAGGATCAAAACCACGACCATGGGCGTAGCTATCTTCATGTTTACCACAACCCTTGAAATAGAAGGGTTCTTGGTTAATTAGAAATTGGCCATTTTTAACTTCGACCTTACGAATCCCAAAGTTTTGCCGGTAGGTGTCCACCAGGTCACCGTCTCGATAGAGGTCGACTTGGGCAGTATAGAGATAGGCATTCAGTGGTTGCCAGAGATGGGGTTGGTCTAGGTAAAATTCACTCTCATTCGCCTTCCCCTCGGCAACTAACTTTTCAGCTTCATCGTAAATACTTATTTGATAGGATAACCCGTCATTAAGCTTTGAATCAATCGAAACATCAAAGCTGACTTTAGCTTGGTCTAAGGAATCATTTAAGTCGGGCAGGATAGTGAGGTCACTTAGGCGGGCTGATTTGGAGCTAGTATAGATGACAATGGAGCGGTTAAGCCCAGCGTAATTGAAGAAATCAAAGTTCTCATCCAATTTTCGTTGGATCTTTCCTTGGTCATCTTTCTTTTCATGGTAGTGGCCCACGGGTAGGGTGGTGTGGTCAAGGATATTGGAGAGGAGAACAGTTAGGCGGTTAGGCTCAGAAAAAGAAACTGCGTCCGTAATCTTGCACTCAAAGGGAGTAAAGCCCCCTTGGTGATGGGTGACTTCTTGACCATTGACATAGACCCAAGCTTGGTGGGTTGCAGAGCCAAAGCGGAGGAAGATATCCTGGTCAGCTAAAGTCTTGGGTAGGCTGAAGTCTCTTTGATAGTAAAAGTAGCCGACATGGTTGCGAATGGCTGGATCGGCGACTTGGTCATTGAAGGAGGCAGGGACTGCAACACTTTGCCAGTGGTCTAAGGGGTCCTTAGGATCATAACTTTCTTGGTCTTCTTTAATGCGGAAGCGCCAGTTGCCATCGAGTGATAAGACACTACGACATGAGTTAGTTTGTGGATATAACATCTTCATTTCCTTTCTATGGATTTTCTCTTAGCCAGCCTCTTGGTCATGGTTAGGGATAAATCTTCTTGTTATTACTTTAACAGGCCTTTTGTAGAAACAGAAATAAAAGCGCCGGCAAAAATAAATCGTAATATTTACGATTTACTATTGACTTCGATCGGGAGAATCGATAATATAAATCGTAAGAGTTACGATTTAAAATTAAGAGGAGGAAATCAAGTGAAAAAATCGGTTAAAAGCCTAGTCTTTAGCATGCTTTTACTCGCTTTATTAGCGTTGACTGGTGCTTGTACGAAGAATACTGGGGATAAAGAAGTCAAGGGGCTAAATATTGTCACCAGTTTTTACCCAATTTATGAAATGACCCGGGCGGTTTCAGGAGACTTGAATACTGTGCAAATGATTCAAAGTGGAGCCGGTATTCATTCCTTTGAACCCTCAGCCAATGATATTGCTGCCATTGAAAAGGCAGATGTCTTCGTTTATCATTCGCGGACTTTGGAGGGTTGGGCCAAGAACCTTAAGGAAAACCTGAAAGATTCTCCAGTCAAAGTCATCGAAGGATCAGAAGACTTAACTCTAGACAAGGTTCCTGGCTTAGAAGACCTCGACCCTGGTCAAGAAGTCGATGAAAAAACACTCTATGACCCCCACTCCTGGCTTGATCCGGTACTTGTCGGTCAAGAGGTGCAAAGTATTGCTAAGCAATTAAGTGCGATTGATCCTGACCATGCAGCAATCTA
This genomic stretch from Aerococcus mictus harbors:
- the pstA gene encoding phosphate ABC transporter permease PstA — protein: MADKLLRALTYLFTLFTFGWLFFIILYVLVKGVPYLSPELFAWNYTTENVSMMPSIITTIYIVLGSLLIAVPLGVFAGFYLVEYAGKNNKWVEAIRIATDTLTGVPSIVYGLFGMLAFVLAAQFQYSVLAGILTMAIMVLPLIIRNTEEGLMSVNDSLRFASYGLGAGKLRTIFRIVLPVAMPGILSGVILAIGRIVGETAALMYTLGTSTSLPKSLFSSGRTLALHMYVLSTEGLHRNEAMATGVVLLILVLIINGTSTWLSNKLGAQGGQQ
- the pstB gene encoding phosphate ABC transporter ATP-binding protein PstB encodes the protein MSAHNMDLWYGNFQALEDIDIEIYEKQVTALIGPSGSGKSTFLKSLNRMNDLVDGCRIDGTIELEGKNIYDKNINLNLLRKEVGMVFQQPNPFPMSIYDNVAYGPRTHGIRDKNELDQIVEESLRGAAIWDEVKDDLSKSGLAISGGQQQRVCIARALAVKPEVLLMDEPTSALDPISTLKIEDLINDLKEEYTIVIVTHNMQQAARVSDYTAFFYADPELGGGHSRIIEYGPTEQIFNNPQQEQTADYVAGRFG
- a CDS encoding DUF4298 domain-containing protein; protein product: METEARIQAMENHADQVAALLTDFSKSLEAYAKGQAAVNKLSDYYGSEEWYHDFEASNQGALPSDLKCGVLSEDQVYNLLTDNYDLAIRMLEIATQVIKNY
- a CDS encoding TrkH family potassium uptake protein, which codes for MLNFFKRLNVSQKIAFSFMSVILVGSLLLSLPIAHTATSTATYLDHLFISVSAVCVTGLWTESIYDSYNIIGQMVMLALIQTGGLGLMTIIGSIYHTIGQNIGLKNQIATGAALNHSENYKIGDFLTRIIRYTAIIEGTGFILLSTYFVPRFGWAKGLWNGLFTAISAFCNAGFDIMGNNSLIDLKTVPVLNWTIMALIVLGGIGFSVWFDITNQIKNYAKKSNGRKLSFYFKHLSPHTKLVLIVTSLVILTGASLFLLVEWNNPGTIGPLSLGDKIMTAFFQTITMRTAGFATVDYTACRPVSLLIFVLTMFIGGGAGGTAGGLKVTTFALTIMLALREVRQIKHVNFDRHTIPDAAVRQSFTIALMYVSALFIGSALLLTFDPGQRYLHLLFEAISALATVGVSAGLTPNLSLASHIVLMLLMFVGRIGPMTMALSLRRNRNNYDIRYAKTNILIG
- a CDS encoding potassium channel family protein, with amino-acid sequence MSKANRVIGVMGLGLFGSALVKRLATKGIDVIACDRMEKHVNDLEDCLTIGSVGDFTDLDFMREAGFGNCDIIVIGTGENLEAAVLGVINCQELGVNHIICKAKNQRFAQALLALGVSRVILPEEESGYHIADVISRQSIEDLINLDEETAIVEFRAPEKWINVTLDELDVRQKYDLNIIGIRKHLKETLNTQFQPDYRFAKDDIIVAVANNEKFDQIDYLERL
- a CDS encoding DUF1846 domain-containing protein translates to MGKIGFDTKKYLEEQSKYIFKRVEGKDKLYLEFGGKLIGDKHAKRVLPGFDEDAKLKLLERMKDQAEIIICVYAGDIESNKMRGDYGITYDLEVLRLIDEYHALDISVNSVLITRYHGEANATNFMHNLERRGIKVYTHQEIKGYPTNVDLLGENGFEVNPYIETTKPIVVVSGPGAGSGKLATCLNQLYHEWKRGVRASYAKFETFPVWNLPLNHPVNIAYEAATVDLKDVNMIDNYHYDAYGEVAVNYNRDLKMFPVIRRILQSITHETVYQSPTDMGVNCVKAGIIDDEVVRQAANEEIIRRSFQTENDYKSGLVDEEALSRMQLIMEDSNLKQEDRIPVKEARQYAKEVQDRFNSEEDQPVMALALDDGQIVTGRSSDLMDASGAVILNSLKVLAGIADPINLLSPLILQTIQELKTGPLRDRTPILTANELLIALAISASTNPTAQMAYDQLKALDGTQAHSTYILTKDNEKTLKSLGIDVTNDPVFPNENLYYQ
- the uidA gene encoding beta-glucuronidase, producing the protein MLYPQTNSCRSVLSLDGNWRFRIKEDQESYDPKDPLDHWQSVAVPASFNDQVADPAIRNHVGYFYYQRDFSLPKTLADQDIFLRFGSATHQAWVYVNGQEVTHHQGGFTPFECKITDAVSFSEPNRLTVLLSNILDHTTLPVGHYHEKKDDQGKIQRKLDENFDFFNYAGLNRSIVIYTSSKSARLSDLTILPDLNDSLDQAKVSFDVSIDSKLNDGLSYQISIYDEAEKLVAEGKANESEFYLDQPHLWQPLNAYLYTAQVDLYRDGDLVDTYRQNFGIRKVEVKNGQFLINQEPFYFKGCGKHEDSYAHGRGFDPVYNVLDINLLKSMGANSIRTSHYPYSEEMMQLCDREGIVVIDETTGVGIMSSFGFNMSNFDPKTYRDDTFQELDTQAAHEQVIRELIQRDKNHACVVMWSLANEAATFNPEAHDYFAPLFELARSLDPQKRPLTMINILLATPDTDQCSDLVDVICLNRYYGWYTQTADFDLAEELSLKELQDWQVLYPDKPIMYTEYGVDTVAGLHAVERQPFTEEFQWDYYVMMSRVFDQVDNFVGEQLWNFADFQTKVGVQRVQGNKKGIFNRAREPKMVVRFLKDRWQKIPNFNYKTIEN
- a CDS encoding metal ABC transporter solute-binding protein, Zn/Mn family produces the protein MLLLALLALTGACTKNTGDKEVKGLNIVTSFYPIYEMTRAVSGDLNTVQMIQSGAGIHSFEPSANDIAAIEKADVFVYHSRTLEGWAKNLKENLKDSPVKVIEGSEDLTLDKVPGLEDLDPGQEVDEKTLYDPHSWLDPVLVGQEVQSIAKQLSAIDPDHAAIYQKNADDYQAQAQDLVDKYQDQFKEVKQKTFVTQHTAFSYLANRFGLRQLGISGISPDQEPSAQQMAEIQDFVKTYQVKTIFVEPQVSTKIAEVISQATGAQLDTLSPLEADPQNDKGLLGNIEMNLQTLLKHLQEDKK